From a single Mycolicibacterium mengxianglii genomic region:
- a CDS encoding nuclear transport factor 2 family protein, giving the protein MTIPLHERTAAIQKSIETGERRPLSWFDTRTYIQHNLLLGDGFAALLEFLDSLPPGSSRVHAYRAFTDGDISVAHLEYHLAPMGHVAGFEVHRWENDRIVEHWDNLQPIPADPAAGGGMLDGPTEVVDEHLTADNKNLVEDFVRTVLIGRHVDGLDQYLNREAYREHHPGRGDNPDALVADIDSERLIHRHLHRVLGAGNFVLTMSEGLAGGAPVACYDLFRVAQGCIVEHWDVIEHIPPREQWANDNGKF; this is encoded by the coding sequence ATGACCATCCCCCTGCACGAGCGCACCGCCGCGATTCAGAAGAGTATCGAGACCGGAGAGCGCCGCCCGCTGTCCTGGTTCGACACCCGCACCTACATCCAGCACAACCTGTTGCTCGGTGACGGCTTCGCCGCCCTGCTGGAGTTCCTGGACTCCCTGCCGCCCGGTAGCAGCCGCGTGCACGCCTACCGGGCCTTCACCGACGGCGACATCAGCGTTGCCCACCTCGAGTACCACCTGGCTCCGATGGGCCACGTCGCCGGCTTCGAAGTTCACCGATGGGAGAACGACAGGATCGTCGAGCACTGGGACAACCTGCAGCCCATTCCGGCCGATCCTGCCGCGGGGGGCGGAATGCTCGACGGACCCACCGAGGTCGTCGACGAGCACCTCACCGCGGACAACAAGAACCTCGTCGAGGACTTCGTGCGCACCGTGCTCATCGGGCGCCACGTCGACGGACTGGACCAATACCTCAACCGCGAGGCGTACCGCGAACACCATCCTGGACGAGGTGACAACCCGGACGCTCTGGTCGCCGACATCGACTCCGAACGCCTGATCCACCGGCATCTGCACCGCGTGCTCGGCGCCGGCAACTTCGTGCTCACCATGTCCGAAGGCCTCGCGGGCGGCGCGCCCGTTGCGTGCTACGACCTGTTCCGCGTGGCGCAGGGCTGCATCGTCGAGCACTGGGACGTAATCGAGCACATCCCGCCGCGCGAGCAGTGGGCCAACGACAACGGCAAGTTCTGA
- a CDS encoding dienelactone hydrolase family protein yields MNEQPHHTNDLVVHRDGEYNAAAGKVAASAVHTSAEGLEIEHVTIPAVAGAGPLPAYVAQPAGGRNLPTVVVLPEIFGLHEHIADIARRFAHEGYLAVAVDPIARHGDPRSFSTSDDIVTGLLQTIPDADVMRDIDRTIAWAAEHGGDARRVAVTGFCWGGRWTWLYAAHRRINAAVAWYGIVDGIASGLYPDPAHFPRHPADLAEDLQTPTLGLYGGQDVAIPLDTIATLTDRLAGRSKGTDAEIVVFPDAGHAFFADYRETYHLPSAEKAWPLALQWLRRHGV; encoded by the coding sequence ATGAACGAGCAACCACACCACACCAACGACCTCGTTGTTCACCGCGACGGCGAGTACAACGCCGCCGCCGGGAAGGTGGCCGCAAGCGCGGTGCACACCAGCGCCGAGGGACTCGAGATCGAGCACGTGACCATCCCCGCCGTGGCAGGGGCGGGGCCGCTCCCGGCTTACGTCGCCCAGCCCGCCGGCGGCCGCAACCTGCCGACGGTCGTCGTCCTGCCCGAAATCTTCGGGCTGCACGAGCACATCGCCGACATCGCCCGCCGCTTCGCCCATGAGGGCTACCTCGCCGTCGCCGTCGACCCCATCGCCCGCCACGGCGATCCTCGTTCCTTCAGCACCTCAGACGACATCGTGACAGGCCTTCTGCAGACGATCCCCGACGCCGATGTGATGCGCGACATCGACCGGACCATCGCCTGGGCGGCTGAGCACGGAGGTGACGCACGAAGGGTCGCCGTCACCGGATTCTGCTGGGGGGGACGCTGGACATGGCTCTACGCCGCCCATCGTCGGATCAACGCCGCGGTGGCCTGGTACGGCATCGTCGACGGTATCGCCAGCGGCCTCTACCCCGACCCGGCACACTTCCCCCGCCACCCCGCCGACCTCGCCGAAGACCTGCAGACCCCGACCCTGGGTCTCTATGGCGGCCAAGACGTCGCGATCCCGCTTGACACCATCGCCACCCTGACCGACCGATTGGCCGGACGCTCGAAGGGAACGGACGCCGAAATCGTGGTGTTCCCGGACGCCGGGCACGCCTTCTTCGCCGACTACCGCGAGACCTATCACCTGCCGTCAGCCGAAAAGGCATGGCCACTGGCGTTGCAGTGGTTACGCCGGCACGGAGTATGA
- a CDS encoding alanine racemase, which yields MEPDPARWSYPQLRLDLDALEHNIATTAQWCTAKEVGLFPHIKTTMCRPIVDRQLTAGARGVTVATVDQAITAHSWGIREIQLANQVVGEVDRTVLRNLLADDPDVRLQCFVDSQAGLDLLASTFANLPGRLEVLIDIGVLGGRTGVRDPDEARTLAAAVRARPEVLLAGVAAYEGVAANRRDAETLAGVDAHCRQAAEVFTSLREVYDLPEPIFSIGGSAFPDRAVVHRPSGCTKVVVRAGCYVTHDHGTYAAVTPLPQLRPALSVAALVVSVPEPGLAVLGAGKRDLPDDAGLPVPLAHPGFDADPNAGQLIRLYDHHAVLRGHPAAAVGQVVHLGISHPCSAFSRWETLLVTRAGRVDDLWHTEFTRGPRPRREP from the coding sequence GTGGAGCCCGACCCCGCGCGTTGGAGTTACCCGCAGCTGCGCCTCGACCTGGACGCCCTCGAACACAACATCGCGACCACGGCCCAGTGGTGTACCGCGAAAGAAGTCGGGCTTTTCCCCCACATCAAGACCACCATGTGCCGGCCCATCGTCGACCGTCAGCTCACGGCCGGGGCCCGCGGGGTGACGGTGGCCACCGTGGACCAGGCGATCACCGCCCACTCCTGGGGTATTCGCGAGATCCAGCTGGCCAACCAGGTCGTCGGTGAGGTCGACCGAACCGTGCTGCGGAACCTGCTGGCCGACGATCCCGACGTGCGCCTGCAGTGCTTCGTCGACTCCCAGGCCGGTCTCGACCTGCTCGCCTCGACCTTTGCCAACCTGCCCGGGCGGCTAGAGGTGCTGATCGACATCGGGGTGCTGGGCGGGCGTACGGGCGTCCGCGACCCCGACGAGGCCCGCACCCTTGCCGCTGCGGTCCGGGCACGTCCGGAAGTACTCCTCGCGGGCGTGGCGGCATACGAGGGTGTGGCCGCCAACCGTCGCGACGCGGAGACTCTCGCCGGCGTCGACGCTCACTGCCGGCAGGCAGCAGAAGTGTTCACTTCCCTGCGTGAGGTGTACGACCTCCCCGAGCCGATCTTCTCCATCGGCGGGTCGGCGTTCCCGGACCGGGCCGTCGTCCACCGGCCGTCCGGTTGCACGAAAGTCGTTGTCCGCGCGGGGTGTTACGTCACCCACGATCACGGTACCTACGCTGCCGTCACCCCTTTGCCCCAACTGCGACCCGCACTCAGCGTGGCAGCGCTCGTCGTCTCTGTCCCTGAGCCCGGATTGGCCGTGCTCGGTGCCGGCAAACGCGATCTCCCCGACGACGCCGGCCTGCCGGTCCCACTGGCACACCCGGGCTTTGACGCAGACCCGAACGCTGGGCAGCTGATCCGGCTCTACGATCACCACGCCGTGCTACGGGGACACCCGGCCGCAGCCGTAGGCCAAGTCGTCCACCTGGGCATCTCCCATCCATGCTCGGCTTTCAGCCGGTGGGAGACATTGCTGGTGACCCGCGCCGGCCGGGTCGACGACCTGTGGCACACCGAGTTCACCCGAGGCCCACGGCCGCGCCGCGAGCCTTGA
- a CDS encoding phosphodiester glycosidase family protein, producing MRAERATVRSTIAVARRAAAAGAAVLLCVGLTATSGQPVARAGGIDQLANAIATTRGTYLVYNFGGGHPAPMLSADGRAYEMDNGGHLMIIKAASQRLAPRLLVDTHAGYQARCERTPGARTGEGLWQSAEIYTPAAAWQALGQPTIAINANFFDVRGQTGGSWKTTGCSSPLGAYVDNTRGQGKANVAVTGTVPYAGKQGLSDGNETWTALSTMILPVGGAPFIVSPKSTDDYDAAGPVITRLLDEGTKFVAVAGIGLLAPGDTGQLNDPGPSAARTAIAYSKAKDEMYVFQGGNYTPDQIQDLFRALGSDTALLLDGGGSSAIVLRRDTGGMWAGAGVPRGSCDTYAVLCDSRERALPSWLAFN from the coding sequence GTGCGCGCCGAAAGGGCAACCGTGAGAAGCACAATCGCCGTCGCCCGGCGCGCCGCCGCTGCCGGCGCGGCAGTGCTGCTGTGCGTGGGACTGACCGCGACATCGGGCCAGCCGGTTGCCCGGGCCGGCGGCATCGATCAACTGGCAAACGCGATCGCCACCACGCGCGGCACGTACCTGGTGTACAACTTCGGCGGCGGCCATCCCGCGCCCATGCTCAGCGCCGACGGACGCGCCTACGAGATGGACAACGGCGGGCACCTGATGATCATCAAGGCCGCCTCCCAACGCCTCGCACCGCGACTGCTCGTCGATACCCATGCCGGTTACCAGGCCCGCTGCGAGCGCACCCCCGGTGCCCGCACCGGCGAGGGCCTCTGGCAGTCAGCCGAGATCTACACCCCGGCGGCGGCCTGGCAGGCGCTGGGCCAGCCGACCATCGCGATCAACGCAAACTTCTTCGACGTGCGGGGACAAACAGGCGGCTCGTGGAAGACGACCGGCTGCAGTTCCCCCCTGGGCGCCTATGTCGACAACACCCGCGGCCAGGGCAAGGCCAATGTCGCGGTGACCGGCACCGTGCCCTACGCCGGCAAGCAGGGCCTGTCCGATGGAAACGAGACGTGGACGGCACTGTCGACGATGATCCTGCCGGTCGGTGGCGCGCCGTTCATCGTGTCGCCGAAATCCACCGATGACTACGACGCCGCGGGCCCGGTGATCACCCGGTTGCTCGATGAGGGCACGAAGTTCGTCGCCGTAGCCGGCATCGGGCTGCTGGCTCCCGGCGACACCGGCCAGCTCAACGACCCCGGGCCGTCGGCGGCCCGCACCGCGATCGCCTACTCCAAGGCCAAAGACGAGATGTACGTCTTCCAGGGCGGCAACTACACGCCCGACCAGATCCAGGATCTGTTCCGCGCGTTGGGAAGTGACACCGCGCTACTGCTGGACGGCGGCGGCTCGTCGGCAATCGTGTTGCGTCGTGACACCGGCGGCATGTGGGCAGGCGCCGGGGTGCCACGCGGATCGTGCGACACCTATGCGGTGCTCTGCGACTCCCGCGAACGCGCGTTGCCGAGTTGGTTGGCGTTCAACTGA
- a CDS encoding PQQ-dependent sugar dehydrogenase, whose amino-acid sequence MPGLAGKSFVAAVALTVTACSSTATSPESSPATPPSATAPAATTPSASAQLTAVTVTVPDGMGAAPLDVPRQAMVPAGWSMSVWARVPRARLAAWAPDGALLVSVPNGGQVVKLTPTADTGRSEVLLEGLEQPHGLAFAGDTLYVAQSNQVDAYAYRDGRAVEPRVIAAGLPDAKSPDLGGAYAHALKSVAVTPDGAVYFSIGSTGNITAADREATPARATIMRVPPSGGPAAPFATGVRNGTGLAVAPDGAVWTAVNNRDNVQYPVPGPDFGQVLRDYVTEHPPESVARLTPGRELGWPFCNPDGGPADLPLIRDVQTNADGSQMDCAALPPIEQSLGAHSAPLGMAFGELPEPFGTGALIGVHGSWNASPPRAPEVSFFGWRDGVLGDQQTLVGGFQADDGSRWGRPVSAVLGPDGAVYITDDYAGAVYRLAPPGR is encoded by the coding sequence CGGCGTGCTCGTCGACGGCCACCTCGCCGGAGTCCAGCCCCGCCACCCCACCGTCTGCGACCGCACCGGCCGCCACCACACCGTCGGCTTCCGCGCAGCTCACCGCGGTGACAGTCACGGTGCCCGACGGTATGGGCGCCGCACCGCTGGACGTGCCGCGCCAGGCCATGGTGCCCGCCGGTTGGTCGATGTCGGTGTGGGCCCGGGTACCCCGCGCCAGGCTGGCGGCATGGGCACCGGACGGCGCCCTACTGGTGTCGGTGCCCAACGGTGGCCAGGTGGTGAAGCTGACGCCAACTGCGGATACCGGGCGATCCGAGGTGCTGCTCGAAGGTCTCGAGCAGCCGCACGGCCTGGCGTTCGCCGGCGACACCCTCTATGTGGCCCAGAGCAACCAGGTGGATGCCTACGCCTATCGCGACGGCCGCGCCGTCGAGCCCCGAGTCATCGCGGCCGGGCTGCCGGATGCCAAGAGCCCGGACCTGGGAGGCGCCTACGCGCACGCCCTCAAGAGCGTCGCGGTGACCCCCGATGGCGCGGTGTACTTCTCGATCGGATCCACCGGCAACATCACCGCCGCCGACCGTGAGGCCACCCCCGCGCGGGCGACCATCATGCGGGTCCCGCCGTCGGGTGGCCCCGCCGCGCCCTTCGCCACCGGCGTCCGCAACGGCACCGGCCTGGCGGTGGCGCCGGACGGGGCGGTGTGGACGGCGGTGAACAATCGCGACAACGTGCAATACCCGGTTCCCGGACCGGATTTCGGCCAGGTTCTCCGGGACTACGTCACCGAGCATCCGCCTGAATCAGTCGCCCGCCTGACCCCGGGGCGCGAGCTGGGGTGGCCGTTCTGCAATCCCGATGGCGGCCCGGCGGACCTGCCGCTGATCCGCGACGTCCAGACCAACGCGGACGGCTCGCAGATGGACTGTGCGGCGCTGCCACCGATCGAACAGAGCCTGGGTGCGCACTCCGCGCCCCTGGGCATGGCCTTCGGCGAGCTGCCCGAACCGTTCGGCACCGGCGCGCTGATCGGCGTGCACGGTTCGTGGAACGCCTCCCCTCCGCGGGCGCCGGAGGTGTCCTTCTTCGGCTGGCGCGACGGTGTACTGGGCGATCAGCAGACTTTGGTCGGCGGGTTCCAGGCTGACGATGGCTCGCGCTGGGGCCGCCCGGTGTCCGCAGTCCTGGGACCTGACGGCGCGGTCTACATCACCGACGACTACGCCGGCGCCGTCTATCGCCTGGCCCCGCCCGGCCGCTGA